In Archaeoglobus profundus DSM 5631, the sequence TTTGTTTGCACCCTGTTTTGCAGAACCTTCTCAACATCCGGGATCCTTGCAGGATTCTTTACCTTCGCATGCAACAACGGATGGCTCATTCTGTACGCCATCACCGCTGCCAAGATCTCCAGCTTCTGCTTGAGTTTGAGCAGGTTGTAAACTTGGTGGATTAAGGAGTAACCGTAGGGGCTGTTGCCGATTCTACCATAAGCGAAGTGCAAAACACGGTCCGGTGGAAGATCCCTCTGCTCGTTGCCAGTTGAATAAACGTAAGCCAATATGTCGCCGAACTCGTTGACCTTCACACGAACCCTCTTAGGGTTGAGATATTGCATTTCGATTCCTATCTCGCTGTCCGCAAGGTACTCATAGGCGTTGCCGTAGATCAGCATCGTTCTGACGTCGTTTATTAGCCGGGTCCGGAGCTTAACTTCTTTGGCAAACTCTTCAGCCCTTCTAACATCCTGCTCTGGTCCGCTGAAGTTGAATTCCGTAACGGCAAAATGAGCGATGAGGTCAATAGCCGTGCTGACATCCACCGAGGTAAAGTAGGTCTCCTCATAGGCCTGATAGTTCTGCACGACTCCCATCGTAAATGCCAGATTCTGACTGAGTTCTGCGAATGGGAATATTTGGACTTTCTCCGCTCTGTAGTCGGCTGATTTGGTTTTGAAGGATGAGACGATTTTCTGCTTGAGCTTCCAGAGCATAAATCATGCAAGCAGTTAGACTTTATTAAAGAACAAGTTACGTCAGTACATGCAGTTAATACAGAAGTTGGCAATTGTCATGGTAGTGGTAGTACTGGCATCTTTTACCTTCTATGTTCTTCCCCCTCTACTGTATGTAATCTTCCAAAGTATTATCACTTATGGAGTTATATCTTATTTCTGGAAAGAACTCAAGAGAATTGCTAAAGAATACCTTCGAGCAATTATTGCAGGAGCTTCAGGAGGATTTGTTGTTTTTTTGGCAAGCAAGTTGTCAACTCCAAATGTCAATCTCAACGAGACAATATGCTTCTTTGGTCTAGGTATGAGCGCTGTAGTGTTTTTTATGCTACTATATCTAATTGTTGAAGGAGTTGAAGATGAGAATGGCCAAGATTGACAGATGTACATCGCTTGTTCGCCCAAGATGCTAGAGCTGGAACTACCACATAAGTATGGTTAGATAGGTCTGTAAATCTTAACTCCTAAGAGCTCCCCTGTTACCTCATATTCCGTCTCCTCTAAGTACTTTCTAATTATCTCATAATCAATTGGAAACTCACCGAACTTTTCTATAATCCATTTTTTGTGCTTTTCATCGTGTGGACTTTTGAAAGATATGTGCTTAGCTAAATCTGCCGCTCTTGGTTTTCTAAACGGCTGTTTTTCGCTACTGTACTTTATAAGATGTCCGCAAACAGGGCATTGGAGCATACTTTTATGGCCGATATCTGCATATCTCACACGCTTCATTAGATCTGAACTTATTACAGATAATTTAAAGTTTTTGGCATTACATAAAAAATTATATATCACAAAAAGATTCTATATCCTCGCTACACCTAGGCTGATGTATCCCGTACCTGAATGCTGCTCAGCCGCCCAGACCGCCAAAGCTAAAGCAA encodes:
- a CDS encoding phage portal protein, with amino-acid sequence MLWKLKQKIVSSFKTKSADYRAEKVQIFPFAELSQNLAFTMGVVQNYQAYEETYFTSVDVSTAIDLIAHFAVTEFNFSGPEQDVRRAEEFAKEVKLRTRLINDVRTMLIYGNAYEYLADSEIGIEMQYLNPKRVRVKVNEFGDILAYVYSTGNEQRDLPPDRVLHFAYGRIGNSPYGYSLIHQVYNLLKLKQKLEILAAVMAYRMSHPLLHAKVKNPARIPDVEKVLQNRVQTNYNATNVEDQIVVVNQIVTDESTEFEVLESKLDLKGLVEMIQYLQRQIDKALKVPKVFYGEPEGSNRATSFNQLKMFSLFLQSLRATVKEELEAKLFPLLNLDVEIEFEEVMDEELLWSEIAVQLYQAGIIDTNEARELVGFPPLPESEE